In Oscillatoria acuminata PCC 6304, a single window of DNA contains:
- the alaS gene encoding alanine--tRNA ligase, translating into MPAVPESLSGNQIRDKFLNFYAARGHQILPSASLVPEDPTVLLTIAGMLPFKPIFLGQRTPEFPRATTSQKCIRTNDIENVGRTARHHTFFEMLGNFSFGDYFKEQAIAFAWELSTEVYGLPSDRIVVSVFREDDEAFKIWRDKIGIPPHRIKRMDEADNFWASGPTGPCGPCSELYYDFHPELGDDNLDLEDDTRFIEFYNLVFMQYNRDAEGNLTPLAKKNIDTGLGLERMAQILQKVPNNYETDLIFPIVKKAADIAGIDYATADEKTKVSLKVIGDHSRAVVQMIADGITASNIGRGYILRRLIRRVVRHGRLIGIQGVFTPEVAEAAIALGEGAYPNLRDREASLKAELQREETRFLETLERGEKLLAELMEKNPKEIPGRDAFVLYDTYGFPLELTQEIVEERGITVELPGFEAAMEEQRVRSQAAHETIDLTVQGSLDKLAEHIRGTEFLGYSEPVTTSEVTVILMGGNSVESATSGDRVQIVLDKTPFYAESGGQIGDRGFLSGQDSLVRIEEVKKESDFFVHFGRIERGSIAVGDRITAQIDRACRRRAQANHTATHLLQAALKLLVDEGISQAGSLVDFDRLRFDFNCPRSLTAEELKQVEDRVNTWIAEAHQAQVETMGLTEAKAKGAVAMFGEKYADEVRVIDFPGVSMELCGGTHVSNTAEIGAFKIVSESGVASGVRRIEAVAGPAILDYLEVRDRVVRELSDRFKVKPEEICDRIDSIQGELKSTQKQLESLKSELAIVKSEQLLADAESIGEFKLIVANLGEVDADALKTAAERLLQKLGNGAVVLGSVPSSDKVSLVAAFSKEVNAKGLQAGKFIGAIAKICGGGGGGRPNLAQAGGRDPNQLKQALDTAKTQLKEGLQ; encoded by the coding sequence ATGCCTGCTGTTCCTGAATCCCTCTCCGGTAACCAAATCCGCGACAAGTTTCTGAATTTCTATGCCGCTAGGGGTCATCAAATCCTTCCCAGTGCCTCTTTAGTCCCAGAAGACCCCACGGTTTTACTCACCATCGCCGGGATGCTGCCGTTTAAACCTATTTTTCTCGGACAGCGCACTCCGGAATTTCCTCGCGCTACAACGTCCCAAAAGTGCATCCGCACCAATGATATCGAAAATGTGGGACGCACTGCCCGCCATCATACTTTTTTTGAGATGTTGGGCAATTTTAGCTTTGGGGATTACTTCAAAGAACAGGCGATCGCCTTTGCCTGGGAACTCTCCACCGAAGTCTATGGACTCCCTAGCGATCGCATTGTCGTTAGTGTCTTCCGCGAAGATGACGAAGCATTCAAGATCTGGCGGGACAAAATCGGCATTCCCCCCCATCGGATTAAGCGCATGGATGAAGCGGATAATTTCTGGGCGTCGGGTCCCACGGGTCCCTGTGGTCCTTGTTCAGAATTGTATTATGACTTTCATCCCGAACTCGGGGATGACAACCTCGATTTAGAAGATGATACTCGCTTCATCGAATTTTATAACCTGGTGTTCATGCAGTACAACCGGGATGCGGAAGGCAATCTCACCCCGTTGGCGAAAAAGAATATTGACACGGGATTAGGGTTGGAACGGATGGCGCAAATCCTCCAAAAAGTTCCCAACAATTATGAAACGGACTTGATTTTCCCGATTGTCAAAAAAGCGGCGGATATTGCGGGAATTGATTACGCCACGGCGGATGAAAAAACCAAAGTTTCTCTGAAAGTAATTGGGGACCATTCTCGCGCTGTGGTGCAGATGATTGCTGATGGAATTACCGCGTCTAATATTGGCAGAGGGTATATTCTGCGCCGGTTAATTCGTCGGGTGGTGCGTCATGGACGGTTAATTGGGATTCAAGGGGTGTTTACTCCCGAGGTGGCGGAAGCGGCGATCGCCCTCGGTGAAGGGGCCTATCCTAATCTGCGCGATCGCGAAGCAAGTCTGAAGGCGGAACTGCAACGGGAAGAAACTCGGTTCTTGGAAACCCTAGAACGGGGTGAAAAACTGTTAGCAGAATTGATGGAGAAAAACCCCAAAGAAATTCCGGGACGGGATGCCTTTGTCCTTTATGATACTTATGGTTTCCCCTTAGAGTTGACCCAAGAAATTGTGGAAGAACGGGGAATTACGGTGGAATTGCCTGGGTTTGAGGCAGCAATGGAAGAACAACGAGTGCGATCGCAAGCGGCCCATGAAACCATTGATCTGACGGTTCAAGGCAGTTTAGATAAACTCGCGGAACATATTCGCGGGACTGAATTTTTAGGCTATTCTGAACCCGTGACCACCTCAGAAGTGACGGTGATTTTGATGGGGGGGAACTCGGTTGAGTCGGCAACCTCTGGCGATCGCGTTCAAATCGTCTTAGACAAAACGCCATTCTATGCCGAATCTGGCGGACAAATTGGCGATCGGGGATTTCTCTCGGGTCAAGATAGCTTAGTCCGCATCGAAGAGGTCAAAAAAGAATCGGATTTCTTTGTGCATTTCGGACGCATTGAACGGGGAAGCATCGCGGTAGGCGATCGCATTACTGCTCAAATTGACCGTGCTTGTCGTCGTCGCGCTCAAGCCAATCATACCGCAACTCACTTACTGCAAGCGGCCTTAAAACTGCTCGTGGATGAGGGAATTTCTCAGGCAGGTTCCTTGGTTGATTTTGACCGTTTGCGCTTTGATTTCAACTGTCCTCGTTCCCTGACTGCGGAGGAGTTGAAACAAGTTGAGGACCGGGTGAATACCTGGATTGCGGAAGCGCATCAAGCGCAGGTGGAGACGATGGGACTGACGGAGGCGAAGGCAAAAGGTGCAGTTGCCATGTTTGGTGAAAAGTATGCCGATGAAGTGCGAGTGATTGATTTTCCCGGGGTTTCAATGGAATTGTGCGGGGGAACTCATGTGAGTAATACCGCTGAAATTGGCGCGTTTAAGATTGTTTCTGAATCCGGGGTTGCCTCTGGGGTGCGACGGATTGAAGCAGTGGCGGGACCGGCGATTTTGGACTATTTGGAAGTGCGCGATCGCGTGGTGAGGGAATTGAGCGATCGGTTTAAGGTGAAACCCGAGGAAATCTGCGATCGCATCGATAGCATTCAAGGGGAATTGAAATCCACCCAAAAGCAATTAGAATCCCTCAAGTCCGAATTAGCGATTGTTAAATCAGAGCAATTACTCGCGGATGCTGAATCTATTGGCGAGTTTAAATTGATTGTGGCTAATCTCGGCGAAGTCGATGCCGATGCATTGAAAACTGCGGCGGAACGGTTACTGCAAAAACTCGGAAATGGGGCAGTAGTTTTAGGGTCAGTTCCTAGTTCCGATAAAGTCAGTTTAGTGGCTGCTTTTAGCAAAGAAGTGAATGCTAAAGGATTGCAAGCGGGTAAATTTATTGGCGCGATCGCCAAAATTTGCGGTGGCGGTGGTGGGGGACGTCCGAACCTGGCGCAAGCGGGAGGACGGGACCCGAACCAGTTAAAACAGGCGTTAGATACGGCTAAAACTCAGTTAAAAGAGGGGTTGCAGTAG
- a CDS encoding Glu/Leu/Phe/Val family dehydrogenase, with the protein MSDSLFADASKRLERAMKYVSISEDALEYLKYPKASLNVSIPVRMDNGSLRIFQGYRVRYDDTRGPGKGGVRYHPNVSMDEVKSLAFWMTFKCAVLDLPFGGAKGGVTVNPKELSKLELERLTRGYIDAIADFIGPNIDIPAPDVYTNPTIMGWMMDQYNIISRSLNPGVVTGKPVTLGGSLGRDTATGSGAYYVIEAIMAKFDRLPHQTTVAVQGFGNAGSVVAELLAKAGYKVVAVSDSQGGIYAKKGLDIPSILHYKKSNPGIQAVYCQDTVCNIVEHEIITNEQLLALEVDILIPAALENQITEANVQDIKAKYIFEVANGPISSGADRILEDRGIYVVPDILVNAGGVTVSYFEWLQNRSGLYWELEEVEERLQKRMRKETEKIWQIADEFSISMRTAAYVHGLNRLGEALSAKGTRDYYVKK; encoded by the coding sequence ATGTCCGATTCACTCTTTGCCGATGCCAGCAAACGCTTAGAACGGGCGATGAAATACGTCTCGATTTCCGAAGACGCCCTCGAATATCTCAAATATCCTAAAGCCAGTTTAAACGTCTCCATTCCCGTGCGAATGGACAACGGTTCCTTACGCATTTTCCAAGGCTATCGGGTACGCTATGACGATACAAGAGGTCCAGGAAAAGGAGGGGTCCGTTATCATCCCAATGTTTCTATGGATGAAGTCAAATCCCTAGCCTTTTGGATGACCTTTAAATGTGCCGTTCTCGACTTACCCTTTGGCGGTGCAAAAGGCGGCGTTACCGTCAACCCGAAAGAACTTTCTAAACTGGAATTAGAACGATTAACTCGCGGTTATATTGATGCGATCGCCGACTTTATTGGACCCAACATCGATATTCCCGCCCCAGACGTTTATACTAACCCCACCATCATGGGCTGGATGATGGATCAATATAATATTATTAGTCGTTCTCTCAACCCCGGCGTGGTTACCGGCAAACCTGTCACCCTAGGCGGCAGTTTAGGTCGAGATACCGCCACTGGGAGCGGTGCCTATTATGTCATTGAAGCCATTATGGCAAAATTTGACCGACTCCCCCATCAAACCACCGTCGCCGTTCAAGGATTTGGGAATGCCGGTTCCGTGGTGGCTGAACTCCTGGCTAAAGCCGGATATAAAGTGGTCGCTGTCAGCGACTCGCAAGGGGGAATTTATGCCAAAAAAGGGCTAGATATTCCCAGCATCCTCCACTACAAAAAATCCAACCCGGGGATTCAAGCCGTCTATTGTCAAGACACGGTTTGTAATATTGTTGAACATGAAATTATCACCAATGAGCAACTGTTGGCCTTAGAGGTGGATATCCTAATTCCTGCTGCTTTGGAAAATCAAATCACCGAAGCCAATGTGCAAGATATCAAAGCAAAATATATCTTTGAAGTTGCCAATGGACCGATTAGTTCCGGGGCCGATCGCATCCTAGAAGACCGAGGCATTTATGTGGTTCCGGATATTTTAGTCAATGCCGGAGGGGTGACGGTCAGTTATTTTGAATGGCTGCAAAATCGCAGCGGGTTATATTGGGAATTGGAGGAAGTTGAGGAACGGTTACAGAAGAGAATGCGCAAAGAAACCGAGAAAATTTGGCAAATTGCTGATGAATTCTCCATTTCCATGCGAACTGCTGCCTATGTGCATGGATTGAACCGTCTGGGAGAAGCCCTCAGCGCCAAGGGAACGAGAGATTATTATGTGAAGAAATAA
- a CDS encoding DNA cytosine methyltransferase, giving the protein MTRDQATQKIPYLEFLNTELKPIPYSSVQPLVIDLFAGCGGFALGFEAVGFRTIGYEMDPDACMTYRKNLNSLCHRVLLTPESELVQGASVIIGGPPCQPFSVGGNQQGVKDSRDGFPIFINAVERHQPAIAIFENVPGMRFRNKAYFEEIISSLKALDYGVEWEILTASDYGVPQRRQRLFCIAHKGGWEWPKKTHHYHPYTAGEALGELALMAPPNSKFLTPSMDEYIRKYEKASKCVNPRDLHLDRPSRTITCRNFSAPTGDMLRIRLPEGRRRRLTVREGARLQSFPDWFEFYGNEESQCKQIGNAVPPILAKSLAVRVKLYLENRGRSHSKKCLQFEETLQLSFF; this is encoded by the coding sequence ATGACTCGTGACCAAGCTACCCAAAAAATCCCTTATCTTGAGTTTCTGAATACTGAACTTAAACCCATTCCCTATTCCAGTGTTCAACCGTTGGTGATTGACCTATTTGCCGGTTGTGGGGGATTTGCATTAGGATTTGAAGCCGTCGGATTTAGAACCATAGGATATGAAATGGACCCCGATGCCTGTATGACTTATCGGAAAAATCTCAATTCTCTTTGCCATAGGGTTCTGTTAACCCCTGAGAGTGAATTAGTTCAAGGCGCATCGGTCATTATTGGGGGTCCTCCTTGCCAACCTTTTAGTGTTGGTGGAAATCAGCAGGGAGTCAAAGACAGTCGAGATGGATTTCCGATCTTTATCAATGCGGTAGAACGCCATCAACCGGCGATCGCCATCTTTGAAAACGTGCCCGGAATGCGATTTCGCAACAAAGCCTATTTTGAAGAAATTATTAGCAGCTTAAAAGCCTTAGATTACGGAGTTGAATGGGAAATCCTTACTGCAAGTGATTATGGTGTCCCTCAACGCCGACAGAGATTATTTTGTATCGCCCATAAAGGCGGATGGGAATGGCCAAAAAAGACTCATCACTATCATCCCTACACCGCTGGAGAAGCCCTCGGAGAACTGGCATTGATGGCACCCCCCAACTCCAAATTCCTCACTCCTAGCATGGATGAATATATTAGAAAATATGAAAAAGCGTCCAAATGTGTCAACCCTAGAGATTTACATTTAGATCGACCCTCCCGAACTATCACCTGCCGCAATTTCAGCGCACCAACTGGAGATATGTTAAGAATTCGCTTACCGGAAGGACGGAGACGGCGGTTAACTGTTCGTGAAGGCGCACGCCTGCAAAGTTTTCCCGATTGGTTTGAATTTTATGGCAACGAAGAAAGTCAGTGTAAACAGATTGGGAATGCTGTTCCACCTATTTTGGCAAAGTCGTTAGCGGTTAGGGTGAAGCTGTACTTAGAAAATCGGGGGCGATCGCACTCAAAAAAATGTCTTCAGTTTGAGGAAACTCTCCAGCTATCTTTCTTTTAA
- a CDS encoding nucleotidyltransferase family protein, translated as MNTINHNLELPFAQIQEFCQRWHITEFALFGSVLRDDFRPDSDIDVLVTFDPQFQRSLSETIQMRQELETLFGREVDLIVKTAIVKSENWLRRQHILESAQVIYASRDRIPDGYCNF; from the coding sequence ATGAACACAATTAACCACAATCTCGAACTGCCATTCGCCCAAATTCAAGAGTTTTGCCAACGCTGGCACATCACCGAATTTGCCCTGTTTGGCTCGGTTTTGCGCGATGATTTTCGCCCCGATAGTGACATTGATGTGCTGGTCACGTTTGACCCACAATTTCAGCGGAGTTTATCCGAAACGATTCAAATGCGTCAGGAGTTAGAAACGCTTTTTGGTCGGGAAGTTGACTTAATTGTAAAAACTGCGATCGTCAAAAGTGAAAACTGGCTACGCCGTCAACATATACTGGAATCTGCACAAGTTATCTATGCATCGCGAGATAGAATCCCTGATGGATATTGTAACTTTTGA
- the hemH gene encoding ferrochelatase yields MGRVGVLLLNLGGPEQIEDVRPFLYNLFSDPEIIRLPFSWMQKPLAWLISSLRHKKSQANYMEIGGGSPLRGITEEQAIALHKSLQDKGQDVQVYIGMRYWHPFTEEAIARIKRDGVEQLVILPLYPQFSISTSGSSFRLLEQIWTDNPSLAPQEHTVIPSWYQRPGYLQAMAQLIARELDGFENPDQVHIFFSAHGVPVSYVEEAGDPYQHEIEECTRLIVQTLNRPNRHTLAYQSRVGPVEWLKPYTEDAITELAAEGINDLLVVPISFVSEHIETLQEIDMEYREIAEEAGIENFHRVPALNTHPVFIEDLANLVVEAIDAPPLTLDQVMRPQKNFKMYPQERWEWGMTTAAEVWNGRLAMLGFMGLLIELISGHGPLHFIGLL; encoded by the coding sequence ATGGGCCGTGTAGGGGTACTGTTACTGAATTTAGGTGGGCCGGAGCAAATTGAAGATGTTCGACCCTTTCTGTACAACCTGTTTTCTGACCCGGAAATCATTCGGTTGCCTTTTTCGTGGATGCAAAAACCCCTGGCATGGCTGATTTCGAGCCTGCGGCATAAAAAATCCCAAGCCAATTATATGGAAATTGGTGGGGGGTCGCCTCTGCGGGGGATTACCGAGGAGCAAGCGATCGCCTTGCACAAAAGTTTACAGGACAAGGGACAGGATGTTCAAGTTTACATCGGAATGCGCTACTGGCATCCGTTCACGGAAGAGGCGATCGCCCGCATCAAGCGCGATGGCGTCGAACAATTAGTCATCCTTCCCCTATATCCCCAATTTTCCATTAGCACCAGCGGGTCCAGTTTCCGATTATTGGAACAAATTTGGACAGACAACCCCTCTCTGGCCCCCCAAGAACACACGGTTATCCCCTCCTGGTATCAACGTCCCGGTTATCTCCAAGCAATGGCGCAATTGATCGCCCGAGAACTGGATGGGTTTGAAAATCCCGACCAAGTGCATATTTTCTTTAGCGCTCATGGGGTCCCCGTCAGCTATGTGGAAGAAGCTGGCGACCCCTATCAGCATGAGATTGAGGAATGCACCAGACTAATCGTGCAAACCCTGAATCGTCCTAATCGTCATACTCTGGCCTATCAAAGTCGAGTGGGTCCAGTGGAATGGCTCAAACCCTATACGGAAGATGCGATCACGGAGTTGGCAGCAGAAGGCATTAACGATTTACTGGTAGTCCCGATCAGCTTTGTCTCGGAACATATCGAAACCCTTCAAGAAATCGATATGGAATATCGAGAAATTGCAGAAGAGGCGGGAATTGAAAATTTCCATCGCGTCCCGGCGTTGAATACCCATCCGGTGTTCATCGAGGATTTAGCCAATTTAGTGGTAGAGGCGATCGATGCCCCACCCTTGACCCTGGATCAGGTGATGCGTCCCCAGAAAAACTTCAAAATGTATCCCCAAGAACGCTGGGAATGGGGAATGACTACGGCGGCGGAAGTCTGGAATGGACGACTGGCGATGCTGGGTTTTATGGGACTATTAATTGAATTAATCAGCGGTCATGGACCGTTACATTTCATCGGATTGCTGTAG
- a CDS encoding DUF4126 domain-containing protein, with protein sequence MIPLLAALSASAAGGLRIALPLLLIGLLNADELWSRVPLLSRISPQVAIGVLVSWSLFELFASKQPWGQRLLQNVQLLFSPFVGAIMGMAIAAASFRDNSDAPTWIVALIGVIGGLLALVLQLVQVGWFYRLGKLPLWAILAQDALCICLVLFAFDAPTEGGLIALLLLWLAIRSSQEWYRWYIQQGARKNPRQNKTEPD encoded by the coding sequence ATGATTCCACTCCTAGCGGCGCTATCGGCCTCAGCAGCAGGGGGTCTGCGGATTGCCCTACCGCTGCTATTAATCGGTTTGTTAAATGCGGATGAATTATGGTCCCGCGTCCCCCTGCTGTCGCGGATTTCCCCCCAGGTGGCGATCGGGGTTTTGGTGAGTTGGTCGTTATTTGAACTCTTTGCCTCCAAACAACCCTGGGGACAGCGCCTCCTCCAAAACGTCCAACTGCTGTTTAGTCCGTTTGTGGGGGCAATTATGGGAATGGCGATCGCCGCTGCTAGTTTTCGGGATAACAGCGATGCCCCCACCTGGATCGTGGCTCTAATTGGCGTCATCGGCGGACTATTGGCCCTGGTGCTACAACTGGTGCAAGTCGGGTGGTTCTATCGCCTCGGAAAATTACCCCTCTGGGCCATTCTCGCTCAAGATGCCTTATGTATTTGCCTCGTTCTCTTCGCCTTTGATGCTCCCACCGAGGGCGGCCTGATTGCCTTACTCCTATTGTGGTTAGCGATTCGTTCGTCCCAGGAGTGGTATCGCTGGTATATCCAGCAGGGTGCGCGGAAAAATCCGCGTCAGAATAAAACCGAACCGGACTAA
- a CDS encoding adenylate/guanylate cyclase domain-containing protein produces the protein MGNFIKRAWHQFLHLLYKRTILVLTVLFCIGVGVAMANMSRLSSHLIASQALQNASLFAEAMQEARTLYSGQAVDRINEVPGISITYNYKTQTGAIPLPATFLLELGHTISQNNRGMSAHLYSDYPFPWRQQEGGPRDGFQRDALRYLKQFPDRSFYRTEKVGNNQMFRYAQADLMKATCVACHNSHPDSPKTDWQVGDVRGILEISQPLGSFIADTQRGLSGTFLMLGGLSGLALFGLTLILGRLRQTAKELEQRVRERTADLAIANGDLEKRNKLIQQVFGRYLSDKVVANLLDTPEALKLGGDRRQITILTSDLRGFTALSERLPPEQVVEILNFYLKQMADIITEYEGTIDEFMGDGILVLFGAPTPRFDDSTRAVACALAMQLAMKGVNEKMTEWNLPPLEMGIGINTGEVVLGNIGSEKRTKYGVVGSQVNLTYRIESYTTGSQVLISSSTLRSITVPLRINRQKQVKPKGVKEPITIHEVGGIGGEYNLYLPEEEEIFVTLNEGIPLQYTVLEGKHIGDKILNGDLVRLSPKSAEIRVKEGKENSVPPSMSNLKLNLVHFYYGILKTSEDIYAKVLDTPAEPGHFYIRFTAKPPEVREKLDSLYKALETK, from the coding sequence ATGGGTAACTTCATCAAGCGAGCTTGGCACCAATTCTTGCACTTACTTTATAAACGCACTATCCTCGTTTTAACGGTTTTATTCTGTATTGGGGTGGGGGTGGCGATGGCAAATATGTCCCGTCTTTCTTCCCATTTGATTGCATCTCAAGCCCTTCAAAATGCTTCTTTATTTGCGGAGGCGATGCAAGAAGCACGCACCCTCTACAGTGGGCAAGCGGTTGACCGGATTAATGAGGTCCCCGGAATTAGTATCACCTACAACTATAAAACTCAAACCGGGGCGATCCCTTTACCTGCTACATTTTTACTGGAATTAGGCCATACCATTAGCCAAAATAATAGGGGAATGTCCGCCCATCTTTATAGTGATTATCCCTTTCCCTGGCGACAGCAAGAGGGGGGACCGAGAGATGGGTTTCAACGGGATGCGTTGCGCTATTTAAAACAATTTCCGGACCGTTCGTTTTATCGAACTGAGAAGGTTGGGAATAATCAGATGTTTCGGTATGCTCAAGCCGATTTAATGAAAGCCACCTGCGTTGCTTGTCATAACTCCCATCCCGATAGTCCTAAAACCGATTGGCAAGTGGGAGATGTGCGCGGCATCCTAGAAATTTCTCAGCCTTTAGGCAGTTTTATTGCTGATACCCAGAGGGGATTGAGTGGAACATTTTTGATGTTGGGTGGACTCTCAGGATTAGCGTTATTTGGACTAACTTTAATTCTGGGTCGTTTACGACAAACGGCTAAAGAATTAGAACAGCGGGTGAGGGAGAGAACGGCTGATTTAGCGATTGCCAATGGAGATTTAGAAAAACGTAATAAATTGATTCAGCAGGTATTTGGACGATACTTGAGCGATAAAGTGGTGGCTAATTTACTGGATACACCAGAAGCGCTCAAGTTAGGAGGCGATCGGCGTCAAATTACCATCCTAACGTCCGATTTACGAGGATTTACTGCCCTTTCGGAACGACTACCCCCAGAACAGGTGGTGGAAATTCTCAATTTTTACCTCAAACAAATGGCTGATATTATTACTGAATATGAGGGCACGATTGATGAATTCATGGGGGATGGAATTTTAGTGCTATTTGGTGCACCGACTCCGCGATTCGATGACTCGACTCGGGCGGTTGCCTGTGCCCTGGCGATGCAATTAGCTATGAAGGGGGTGAATGAAAAAATGACCGAATGGAATTTACCTCCCTTAGAAATGGGAATTGGGATTAATACGGGGGAAGTTGTCTTGGGAAATATTGGCTCAGAAAAGCGTACCAAATATGGGGTTGTAGGCAGTCAGGTTAACTTAACTTATCGCATTGAATCCTACACCACGGGCAGTCAAGTTCTCATTTCCAGTTCAACCTTGAGGTCCATTACGGTTCCGTTACGAATCAATCGTCAAAAACAGGTGAAACCCAAAGGAGTGAAAGAACCGATTACCATTCATGAAGTGGGGGGAATTGGCGGCGAGTATAATCTTTATCTTCCTGAAGAAGAAGAGATTTTTGTGACCCTGAATGAAGGTATTCCGCTCCAATATACGGTTTTAGAAGGGAAACATATCGGCGATAAAATTTTGAATGGAGATTTAGTAAGACTCTCTCCTAAAAGTGCCGAAATTCGCGTTAAAGAAGGAAAAGAAAATTCTGTTCCTCCATCCATGAGTAATCTAAAGTTAAACTTAGTTCATTTTTACTATGGAATTTTAAAAACCAGCGAAGATATCTATGCCAAGGTGCTAGATACTCCAGCGGAACCAGGTCATTTTTATATCCGCTTTACGGCTAAACCCCCGGAGGTTAGAGAAAAGTTAGATAGTCTCTATAAAGCCTTGGAAACGAAGTAA
- a CDS encoding ImmA/IrrE family metallo-endopeptidase, whose translation MLRFFRVASPQEWRNYYGAKEAAFRPIQAQPRDVGAILAWLRLGEIEAEKFNTQKYNSGKFETSLRAIRQLTVLSPAEFLPQMQQLCQNAGVVFFLVPTLSRAQTTGAARWLNSHKALIQLSLNGKQNDRFWFSFFHEAAHILLHGKKEIFLDNWDGENRLLSKQETEADEWVRKFLIPPEFEVELSKLRSKDQIIILAKKLGIHPGIVVNRLQDKGIIPINWMNDLKESCHPREMGGKKNTLPERILI comes from the coding sequence ATGCTCCGTTTTTTTAGGGTAGCTTCACCCCAAGAATGGCGAAACTACTATGGGGCTAAAGAGGCGGCTTTTCGTCCGATTCAAGCCCAGCCTCGTGATGTGGGAGCAATTTTAGCCTGGTTACGCTTAGGCGAAATTGAAGCGGAAAAATTCAATACTCAGAAGTACAACTCCGGGAAATTTGAAACATCGCTTCGAGCCATTCGACAACTCACTGTACTGTCTCCCGCAGAATTTTTACCTCAGATGCAGCAGTTGTGTCAGAATGCCGGAGTGGTATTCTTTCTTGTTCCTACACTGTCCCGAGCACAGACGACTGGAGCAGCGCGCTGGCTGAATTCTCATAAGGCATTGATTCAGCTTTCTCTCAATGGGAAACAGAACGATCGCTTCTGGTTTAGCTTTTTTCATGAAGCGGCCCACATTCTCCTCCACGGGAAAAAGGAGATTTTTTTGGATAACTGGGATGGAGAAAACCGCCTTTTATCAAAACAGGAAACTGAAGCTGATGAATGGGTCAGAAAATTTTTAATTCCGCCCGAGTTTGAGGTGGAATTAAGCAAATTACGCTCTAAAGACCAGATTATTATTTTGGCTAAAAAGCTGGGCATTCATCCGGGAATTGTCGTGAACCGCTTACAGGATAAGGGTATAATTCCAATCAATTGGATGAATGATTTAAAGGAATCTTGTCATCCGAGGGAGATGGGAGGTAAAAAGAATACCCTCCCCGAAAGGATTTTAATTTAA
- a CDS encoding class I SAM-dependent methyltransferase, with the protein MATILRDWSYRYQWLYDGISRIAALSVGGESRFRQLALEGLTLHPDSKILDLCCGSGQATAYLVQSSPNVTGLDASPLSLNRARNNVPQASYIEAFAENIPLGDNEFDLVHTSAALHEMEPEQLQQILQEVYRVLKPGGTFALVDFHPPTNPLFWPGLAVFFWLFETETAWQLLQTNLPELLQEIGFNVDSPRLYAGGSLQVIQAQKAD; encoded by the coding sequence GTGGCAACAATTTTGAGAGACTGGAGTTATCGCTATCAGTGGCTTTACGATGGCATCTCCCGCATCGCCGCCCTCAGCGTCGGTGGGGAATCTCGCTTCCGGCAGTTAGCCCTCGAAGGACTCACCCTCCATCCCGACAGCAAAATTCTCGATTTATGCTGTGGAAGTGGTCAAGCCACCGCCTATCTCGTCCAATCTTCCCCCAACGTCACCGGCTTGGATGCCTCTCCCCTCTCCCTAAATCGGGCGCGCAACAATGTCCCCCAAGCCTCCTACATAGAAGCCTTCGCCGAAAATATCCCGCTTGGCGACAATGAATTTGACCTCGTACATACCAGCGCCGCCCTGCATGAAATGGAACCCGAGCAATTGCAGCAAATTCTCCAGGAAGTCTATCGGGTCCTGAAGCCGGGAGGAACTTTTGCCCTGGTTGATTTTCATCCGCCCACCAATCCCCTCTTCTGGCCCGGATTAGCAGTCTTTTTCTGGCTCTTTGAAACCGAAACCGCTTGGCAATTACTCCAAACGAATTTACCCGAACTGTTGCAAGAAATTGGCTTTAACGTTGATTCTCCGCGACTCTATGCCGGGGGGAGTTTGCAAGTGATTCAAGCTCAGAAAGCAGATTAA